CCATATCAAACCAATCTGCTGCGGTAACACCGTCTTCTTTAAGAACATCGGTGGTAGCCGTCATCATAAGAGCAGAACGTACTTGATCTGGTGTCCACGATGGTTTCTCATGACGTACAAGTGCAGCAGCACCCGCAACATGAGGACCTGACATTGACGTACCTTGAAGGTAGGCGTAATCAGCAGGTGCAGAACCTGTAGAGTCCTGGCCGTATTGTTCATCAGAGTAAGCAGCATAAATGCTAACGCCCGGCGCAGTTACCGACGGTGTTAGTGTGCTAATTGATGTATTAGGACCACGTGAAGAGAACTCAGCCATAATATCAGCCGCGTCGTCGTCCACTGTTAAAATGCCTTCAGAGGCAGTAATTGAAGCGGTATGGCCTTCACCTTCTGCTAACCATGAACGCAGCATATCACCGTTCGTCGCATCAACATGGATACCTGGGATAATATACGCATCGTTATTAACTGATGTTGCACCATCTGCAAGGTTTGCTAGAACGAAACCTGCAGCGCCACCACTTGCAACGTTAGATGCTTTAGCTACACGAGCAATAGCACCACGGTCACAAACAACAATTTCACCCGCGAAAGTATCTTCAGGGAAAGGCTCTAAACATTGTGCTGGATCGCCATCAGGATCGTTTGCATTGGTGTAATCACCTGCATAAACGATTGAACCAGATATCGCGCCAGAGTTACTCTTACCAGCGATAGCACCTAACTCAGTTGCACCACCAGTGAAAGAGATTTCTTTATCATACTCTACACTTCGACCGTGCGTAGAAGCAGCAACAACGGTAATCCACGGTGCGTGTTTCTCAGTTGTTTCTGGATCAGGGCCGCTATTACCCGCAGATTGAGCAATAAAAATGCCCGCGTTACGTGCATTCAACCATGCTGCGTTAAGCGAACCACTCCAAGGGTAGCCACCACCTGAAATAGAGAAGTTGATTACATCAACAATACCTGATTCAACCGCATCGTCTACCGCTGCAGCCATAGCCGCGCCAGTACAACCTGCATAGGTATCACCAGTGTTACCAGGTTGACATACTTGATAAGAAATAATGTTTGAGTGAGGAGCGACACCTGAAATTTGACCAAAAGTAAAACCAGTTGCAACACCATCACTCGCATTTACGTCAAATTCAGCCGTAACTTCACCGACATCGACAAGCACGTTACCTGCTGCAGTACTCGCAGTATGTGAACCGTGTCCGTTGTAATCTTCACCAAAACGTATAGTGCCGTTCTGAGGGAAGATATCGGCATCTGCGTATACGTCAGAGATAGACGGATAGCTATAAATACCAATTAGCTTATCGTTACAACGAACTTCAGCTTCAACCGCACATTCACCTAAGTAAACATCGGCGCCAAGTGGGTTAGTGTGATCGTAACCATCACCACCTACGTCAGCGAAAGAAGGGTGATCACTGTTGATACCAGTATCTAGTACCGCAACAACTACGCCTTCACCTTGACGACCTACGCCGCTTTCATTGGCTGTGCCGTCCCATACTGCAGGAGCGCCAATTAAGATAGGGCCAGTGTCAGTATCAAGTTGATACACTTCATCGCGTTCAACGTTTTTAACACCAGGCAAACGCGCTATGGCTTCTGCCTCAGCTGGCGATACTTTTACCGCAATTGCGTTAAGTGCATATTTATATTCTGCTACAGTTTCTAAAGAACCTACAGCAGACTCTGCTTTAGTAATAATTTCTGCTTGTTTCTTCTCAAGGTAAGAGGCATATGCTTTTACTTCTGGAAGAGAAGCGTCTAAGCGTTTGCTAGCAGACGAGTTAGATCGTGTGACTGAAACTTGTTTTTTTAGTTGGGGGTTAGTCGCTTCTAAACCTTCAACACCACCATCGTAGCTCGCTACTGCGTCATCAGAAAGATGTACAAAGTAAATGTAATCTTTATTTTCGAGTCCTTTCTCAGCGGTGTAGAGTGTTTTTGGTGTGGAAACTGATTTAGTGTTCTTGTACTTGTTTATCGATGTCGCTTTTACTGCTTTGAGTTGATCAGCAGTTACTGAAAACGATTCGGTTGCAGATGATAGCTCTGCAGCAGAATGCATGGACATCGACATTAGTGCAGCTGATACAGCTAACGTCACTTTATTATTCACAGGTAACCTCCGTCGGCCTGTTTTTGGGATTTTCCCTGGATGGATGAAATTTCTTATTTTTATTGGCTTTGTTGATCCAATTTTTATTGTCATAACAATGACAATAATATTTCTAGCACAATTTTTTTCACTTTGTAATGAATATTAAACATTAATATGAATTACACATATTGTTACATTTAGTCATACTTTTTAATTTGATATTCGCTAAAAAGTTAGGATGAAAATTTGACTGTATGACCGCAATTTCAAGGCCTATCAGCCAACCTCTTACGCTAATCTAAGCTTATTTTTACAATTTAGTACTTTATATTTATCCTTTTATTTGCATCGATTTAACATTCTTGGTGATTATTAGGATATCAATACTACTAAAATTAGATATTGAGAATTTTCATCATATTTAGTTAATAAAGCACTGCTGAAATAGCACAACGCCACCAACATACTTCCACTAGCATAGTGAACATAGCAATCTCGCTTTCGAATCCTTCAAATTGCAGGGAGATTATTGTGGAAGATAGAAATCATCTCGGAAAAATTAAAACAACAAACAGGGTTGAAGTTATCGGCAACGGGTTAATTGATATTCCCATGCTTCAATTGCTTAAATCAGATGGAAGTGAGCATGAAAACGCACAGCTTCCAGAGCTTGACCAAACCCTGGCGTTAAAAATTCACGACACCATGGAATACATCAGAATTCTCGATGAGCGAATGGTGGCGGCGCAGCGCCAAGGTCGAATTAGCTTCTATTTAGCAAGTACTGGTGAAGAAGCCGCTGCCGTTGCTAGTGCAGCGGCGTTATCTCCCCATGACATGATCATGAGTCAATACCGTGAACAGGGTGCACTTGCTTTTAGAGGCTATACAACTGATCAATTCATGAATCAAATGTTCAGCAATAAAGCCGACCCCAATAAAGGAAGGCAGATGCCTATCCATTATGGTGATAAAGCGCTGAATTTTATGACTATATCGTCTCCATTAGGAACCCAAATACCACAAGCATCAGGTTATGCCTACGGGCAGAAAATGGCAGGTAATGAAGCCGTCACTATTTGTTACTTTGGCGAAGGCGCAGCTTCGGAAGGGGATTTCCATGCAGGCGTAAATATGGCTGCGGTACTTAATTGCCCGGTTATCTTTTTCTGTCGTAATAATGGGTATGCCATTTCAACGCCGTCAGAAGAACAATTTGCTGGTGATGGTATTGCATCACGCGGAATTGGCTATGGGGTAAAAACGATTCGGGTCGATGGTAATGACCCTTTAGCGGTATTCGCCGCGACGCAGGAAGCACGCCGTATAGCGTTAGCAGAAATGTGCCCGGTATTAATAGAAGCCATGACTTACCGACTTGCTGCGCATTCTACGTCTGACGATCCCACGGGCTATCGTTCTAGAGATGAAGAAGATAAATGGCGCGCAAAAGATCCAATCGCCCGAATGGCGAATTGGCTCACCCATAAAGGTTGGTTTGATGAAAAGCAAAATAAAGCCAAGGTAGATAAAGCGCGTCAAGACGTGCTCGCGGCGCTGAAAGTCAGTGAAACCATTCCTATTTGCGGCATAGAGGAAATAGTTGAAGATGTTTATGACAGTGTACCCTGGCATTTACAAGATCAGCTTACTTCGCTAAAAGCTCATATTAAACAATACCCTAAAAAATATCCTAAAACGTCTGGGAGTGTTCGCTAATGGCTAAAATGAACTTACTACAGGCAATTAACAACGCGTTAATTACTGCCATGACAGCCGAAGAAAAAGTCATGGTGTTTGGTGAAGACGTTGGCCATTTTGGTGGGGTATTTAGAGCTACCAGTCATCTACAAGAAAAATTTGGCAAAGGCAGGTGTTTTAATACGCCGCTTACCGAACAGGGCATTATTGGATTCGCAAACGGGCTTGCATCACAAGGCGCTTTCCCTGTTGCTGAAATTCAGTTCGGTGATTACATTTTCCCCGCGTTCGATCAAATCGTAAATGAAACGGCCAAATGGCGTTATCGTTCAGGCGGCCAATTTGATGTTGGCGGCCTTACCATACGCACGCCATATGGTGGCGGTATATCGGGTGGTCATTACCACAGCCAATCGCCAGAGGCATTTTTCGCCCACTGCGCAGGTTTAAAAGTGGTTATTCCACGAGACCCTTACCAAGCTAAAGGTCTGCTTCTAGCGTCTATTCGTGATAAAAACCCGGTGCTGTTTCTTGAGCCAAAACGTTTATATCGCGCGTCTATTGCCGATGTACCTGAAGAAGATTATGAACTGCCTCTCGGTAAAGCCGATTTAGTACAAGAGGGCACAGATATCACCCTATTAGGGTGGGGGGCACAAATTGAGATTTTGCAGAAAGCAGCTGAAATGGCGCTAGATGATGGCGTGTCGTGTGAAATTATCGATTTGCGCTCAATTTTACCGTGGGACGCCGAAGCAGTCATCAGTTCGGTTATGAAAACCGGTCGACTTCTTATTAATCATGAAGCGCCGCTCACTGGCGGCTTCGCCAGCGAAATTACCGCCACTATCCAAGAAAAATGCTTTTTGTATCTAGAAGCGCCTATTACGCGTGTTTGTGGTTTAGATACACCTTATCCACTTGCTCATGAAACCGAATATATGCCTGATGAAACTAAAACCTACGAAGCTATCAAGCGCTCATTACATTATTAAAAGGGAGCCAATAATATGAATATTGATTTTATTTTACCTGATATTGGCGAAGGTATTGTTGAGTGCGAAATCGTCAAGTGGAATGTGAAAGAAGGGGATGTTATTGCTGAAGACCAAAGTGTGGTTGAGGTAATGACAGATAAGGCTGTGGTAGAAATTCCTGCTAAGCATTCAGGCACGGTACATAAGCTTTATTATAAACAAGGCGATATTGCAGAAGTGCATAGCCCACTATTTGCCCTTGATACTGATGAAAGCGCTAGCGAAAGCCATCTAAATAGCGCCGAAGACCCAACGGCTGTCGCTACAGATGAGCAAGCAGGCAAAGAACAAAAAGTAAACGAAAATACAAACCATCGCGCAACGCCTGCAAACAATAATACCAGTGAGCAAGGGAACGCGGCCATTAATGAGAAATGGCAAGATGGGGATTTTGAGCCTCCTATCGCTATACCAGGAAAAGTACTGGCAAGCCCTGCAGTACGTCGTATTGCAAGAGAGCACGAGATTGATTTACTTGCCGTTGCGGGGAGTGGCAAAAAAGGCCGTATTTTAAAACATGATGTCAGCCATGCTAGCGCGACCGGCGTAAGCGCAAACATTGATGAAAGCCCCGGTGAGAGCTCTGGTGAAAGCCCCGATGAAAGCTTCACTATGTCAAATGCCATGGGCGAGGCTAACAATATGTCGCGCTCTAAAGTGAATAACACAGCAAGCGAAGCAAGCTATACCGAAAAAGTACGAGGCATTCGGGCCGCTATGGCAAAACAAATGGTGGCGTCAGTAAATACCATTCCTCACTTTACGGTGAGCGATGAAATTAGGATGGATAAGCTAATTGCGTTAAGACAGTCGCTAAAACCTATGTTTGAAGCAAAAGGAATAAAGCTTAGCTTTATGCCATTTTTTGTAAAAGCATTGTCGTTGGCGTTAAAAGAATTTCCCATCATTAACAGCCAATTAAACGAAGATGGCACTGAGCTTACTTATTTTAATCACCATAATATCGGCTTTGCTGTTGACGCTAAAATTGGTCTTTTAGTGCCTAATGTTAAAGGCGTAGAACACCTTTCTTTGTTTGATATCGCCCAGCAAATGCATACCACTATCGAGCAAGCTCGAGAAGGTAAATTAAGCGGGGATGCACTTAAAGGTGGCACTATCAGCATTTCAAATATTGGCGCTATTGGTGGCATTACAGCTACACCGGTTATTAATAAGCCAGAAGCTGCTATTGTCGCGCTGGGCAAAACGCAAACCCTTCCTCGCTTTGCCGCTGACGGTAGCGTTGAAGCGCACAGTATTATGATGGTGAATTGGTCTGGCGACCACCGCATTATTGATGGTGCCACTATGGTTCGCTTCAATAATCTCTGGTCTAGCTTCATCGAGGAGCCAGAAACCATGCTAATGCACTTGAAATAGCGATAGGTATTTTTAACGTGGGCGGTAGGCCCACAGCCTAGTGATTGATAATTATTTAAATGTGAACACTAATATCAAAATGGTTTGATCCAAGTGCTTTGAATTTAATTACAGAGCGCTTATTGATGGGAAGCTTTTTTATATCGCGGTTAATTGCAAGGAACTGGGTTGTCGGGCTTGTGTGGATGTTAGGCCAAGCGTTATTATTGACTGCTAAACTACAATTTCCTGCGCAGTTTGCGCGTCAACTCATGGTATATCGTGCTTAGCTATCAACATGCATTTCATGCCGGCAACCACGCCGACGTTATCAAACATCTTTGTTGGATGGGCGTAATAAGCCATCTAAAGAAAAAAAATAAGCCTTTCACCCTCTATGATACACATAGTGGTGCTGGGCTTTATCAGCTCGATGATGCTTTAGCATCCAAAAATAAAGAGTATGAGTCTGGTGTAGATAAAGTGGCAAACCTATCGGCAAATTCGCCTTTGTTGCAATCCTATTTGTCGCTATGTAACGGGTTTTTAAGTGATAGATGTTACCCGGGTTCACCGGCTATTAGCGCCAAACTAAAACGTGATATCGATGTGTTGCATCTTATGGAGTTACATCCAGCTGAACACGAAAAACTTGATGATGCCATGTGGCAAATTGGCGATAGCCAGAGCCATGTTCATCACAGGGATGGTTACGAAGGCTTAATTGCACTGACGCCACCATCACCTAATCGTGGCGCGGTATTAATAGATCCGCCTTACGAGAAGCTTTCTGAATACCAAGATGTAGTCAGTGCGGTGAAGAAAGTATTAGCACGTTGGCAGCAAGCGCAAATGGTAGTGTGGTATCCGTTACTATCACAGAGAGCTGGGGCTAAAAGTGGGGCTAGCCAGCAAATGTGTCAGTCGTTATCAGCACTAGGTAAGCCTTGTTTCATTATTGAACTTACCGTTGAAGAAAATACCGCCGATGCTGGCATGTACGGTTCTGGCTTATGTGTCATCAATCCACCTTGGCAACTTGATGTCAGTATGCGTGAAGCCCTTGATGAGATCACGCCGTTATTAGGAAGTAACGCTGCGTACACATTGACATGGCTAACTACTGAAGAGTAATCCCTTTAGCTTGTACTTATAAACGAATACCGAAAACGAGTTAAAACACATAAGCGTAAACATTAAAAAGAGGTAGGCAATTGGCATGTCTCAGGTAAAAGGGTTAACGCATTTTTATATACCCGATGAGCAGTCTATTTATTTGCTCTCGCATGCTGATGCTAAAAAGCTCAAGGATTGGGTAGCACTGTGCATCGACCAGTTAGCTAGTTTAGGTTATCGCAATATCTCCCTATTGGGAAAAGGGGCGTTTGGTTTTGCATTTGCAGGTACCGCGCCCAATCAAAACCCAGGCTCAGGTTCAAGCTTTAGTCAAAGCTCAATCGCTCAAGAACACGTCTTTAAGTTTTCTCGAATAAATCTTCCTCAGCATGTACAAGAACGGCTTGAGGAAGAAGCCTTTATGCTATCTCAAGTATCTCATCCTTATGTGCCTGCATTGGTTGAATATCAGCAAATAGGTAAACAATCTATTTTGGTGATGGGCCGTGCCCCTGGCGACGATCTTGAAAAAGTAAGTTTGGCTCGTGGGCCACTGCCGCCAAGGATCATAGTGAAAATAGCGGTACAGCTTGGTGATTTGTTGCAGTGTTTTCGGCAGCATACGCAAAATGGCAATGCCAAACCTATCGTTCATGGCGATATTAAACCTTCTAACTTGGTATGGGACGAATCTACAGAGAGCATTGGGCTTATCGATTGGGGCTCATCTGTGTTTGCACAAGTAGATGAAAATGGTCAGTACACCAGTAACAATGTGATGGATTTGATGTCTAGCGAGCTTCACCAAACAAACGCCCGATTAGGTGATGTTTATTTTATTGGAGAAGAGCAGTTAAATGGGGCGTTATCATCACCACGCTTCGATGAGCAAGGTATGGCAAGCACGCTATATGCTTTAGCATCTGGGCAATCATGTCGGTATGGCCATCAGGTTATTCGCCCTTCATCGTTAGGCTTGCCAAAAATGCTAGCAAGCATATTAGAATACATGCTCAGTGACGACCCAAAGAAAAGGCAACAAGGAGGAGATTACTTCTTCAATAATTTGCACGTGCTAAAACACATGGTGTTTTCTAAAGACACCGTTTTGCAGTATGTACCGAGTATTCCTACGTGGGTTACGCCATCGCAAGATGACATTGAAACCGTTGTTTACAGCTCTCGAAAATCTTATTTGCGCCAGCAATCGGTATTAGAAGATGCTTCATTACGGTATATCGATGATGCCCAGTTCGATCGATATTACAAAAACTTTTTGCAAGGCATGGGCGATACCGAAAAAGCCTTTGTGTCGGCAATTAGTCGTCTTGGCCGGTATCCCGTTGTTGGTGGTATGGCAATTCGCTGGGAGCCAAACGGCGTTTATGTAGACTCCAGTTTAAATCTACACGACGCGGCATTAAAAACAGCTTTCGAACTTGCGGTTAACAACGTGATTAACCTTGCACGCGCTATTCATAAGCCTGGGGTATTTAAATGCTGCATGTTTAACGCTAAAAACACGCTGCATATCGAACGAGAAACCGAGAACGATGCGTTTGTACCAACATCTAAATGCGTAATACCGTTTGATTTGTCCCGCGCATCGGTGGCACAAGATGAATCTAGAACCCATTCTTACTTTGAGGATGGCGACGATCCAGATGAGCTTTTGAAATTACCTGAGCCTATTATTACAATTATTAAAGAGCTGAATACGATTCATCACACTGGCTGTATTATCTTTGAAGCCTTAAGTACCCATTTAAAGATTCATAGTTATTACACATTGCTCAATCATCACGAGCAAGATAGGTTTTCTGAATTATTAGCCAAGTTAGTTGAACATGTGCCGTCAATAAAAGGGCTAGGCATTTCAGGCTTTATGAAGTTACCCTATAAAGACACGCGATTTTTTGAGCATAGGGCGTATTTACCTGAAAAATACTACCCAAGAAACCCGAACGCTGAGCAACAAGAGAAAGAAAAGCATGCCTGAGGTTAAATTATCTTCGTTATTTGAATTAGAAACTGTTGAAGCGGGTTTGTATCGCGGACAAAGTTGGGATTTAGGCTTTCGCGCATTATTTGGTGGTCAAGTTTTGGGGCAGGCGTTAGCTGCGGCTTATGAAACGGTAGACAAAGACCGTGTTGCCCATTCGTTCCATACTTACTTTTTGCTACCCGGCGATGCAAAGAAACCTGTGGTCTACGATGTAGAAGTAGTGCGAGATGGTCGTAGCTTTTCTGCCCGAAGAGTAAAAGCAATTCAAGATGGTCGAAACATCTTTTACATGACAGCATCGTTCCAAGTGCCAGAAGAAGGAATGCATCACCAGCAAGCGGATATGCCTGACGTACCACCGCCACAAGAAGTGCAGTCTGATATCG
The nucleotide sequence above comes from Alteromonas naphthalenivorans. Encoded proteins:
- a CDS encoding alpha-ketoacid dehydrogenase subunit beta, giving the protein MAKMNLLQAINNALITAMTAEEKVMVFGEDVGHFGGVFRATSHLQEKFGKGRCFNTPLTEQGIIGFANGLASQGAFPVAEIQFGDYIFPAFDQIVNETAKWRYRSGGQFDVGGLTIRTPYGGGISGGHYHSQSPEAFFAHCAGLKVVIPRDPYQAKGLLLASIRDKNPVLFLEPKRLYRASIADVPEEDYELPLGKADLVQEGTDITLLGWGAQIEILQKAAEMALDDGVSCEIIDLRSILPWDAEAVISSVMKTGRLLINHEAPLTGGFASEITATIQEKCFLYLEAPITRVCGLDTPYPLAHETEYMPDETKTYEAIKRSLHY
- a CDS encoding 23S rRNA (adenine(2030)-N(6))-methyltransferase RlmJ is translated as MLSYQHAFHAGNHADVIKHLCWMGVISHLKKKNKPFTLYDTHSGAGLYQLDDALASKNKEYESGVDKVANLSANSPLLQSYLSLCNGFLSDRCYPGSPAISAKLKRDIDVLHLMELHPAEHEKLDDAMWQIGDSQSHVHHRDGYEGLIALTPPSPNRGAVLIDPPYEKLSEYQDVVSAVKKVLARWQQAQMVVWYPLLSQRAGAKSGASQQMCQSLSALGKPCFIIELTVEENTADAGMYGSGLCVINPPWQLDVSMREALDEITPLLGSNAAYTLTWLTTEE
- a CDS encoding thiamine pyrophosphate-dependent dehydrogenase E1 component subunit alpha, coding for MEDRNHLGKIKTTNRVEVIGNGLIDIPMLQLLKSDGSEHENAQLPELDQTLALKIHDTMEYIRILDERMVAAQRQGRISFYLASTGEEAAAVASAAALSPHDMIMSQYREQGALAFRGYTTDQFMNQMFSNKADPNKGRQMPIHYGDKALNFMTISSPLGTQIPQASGYAYGQKMAGNEAVTICYFGEGAASEGDFHAGVNMAAVLNCPVIFFCRNNGYAISTPSEEQFAGDGIASRGIGYGVKTIRVDGNDPLAVFAATQEARRIALAEMCPVLIEAMTYRLAAHSTSDDPTGYRSRDEEDKWRAKDPIARMANWLTHKGWFDEKQNKAKVDKARQDVLAALKVSETIPICGIEEIVEDVYDSVPWHLQDQLTSLKAHIKQYPKKYPKTSGSVR
- a CDS encoding 2-oxo acid dehydrogenase subunit E2; protein product: MNIDFILPDIGEGIVECEIVKWNVKEGDVIAEDQSVVEVMTDKAVVEIPAKHSGTVHKLYYKQGDIAEVHSPLFALDTDESASESHLNSAEDPTAVATDEQAGKEQKVNENTNHRATPANNNTSEQGNAAINEKWQDGDFEPPIAIPGKVLASPAVRRIAREHEIDLLAVAGSGKKGRILKHDVSHASATGVSANIDESPGESSGESPDESFTMSNAMGEANNMSRSKVNNTASEASYTEKVRGIRAAMAKQMVASVNTIPHFTVSDEIRMDKLIALRQSLKPMFEAKGIKLSFMPFFVKALSLALKEFPIINSQLNEDGTELTYFNHHNIGFAVDAKIGLLVPNVKGVEHLSLFDIAQQMHTTIEQAREGKLSGDALKGGTISISNIGAIGGITATPVINKPEAAIVALGKTQTLPRFAADGSVEAHSIMMVNWSGDHRIIDGATMVRFNNLWSSFIEEPETMLMHLK
- a CDS encoding protein kinase domain-containing protein codes for the protein MSQVKGLTHFYIPDEQSIYLLSHADAKKLKDWVALCIDQLASLGYRNISLLGKGAFGFAFAGTAPNQNPGSGSSFSQSSIAQEHVFKFSRINLPQHVQERLEEEAFMLSQVSHPYVPALVEYQQIGKQSILVMGRAPGDDLEKVSLARGPLPPRIIVKIAVQLGDLLQCFRQHTQNGNAKPIVHGDIKPSNLVWDESTESIGLIDWGSSVFAQVDENGQYTSNNVMDLMSSELHQTNARLGDVYFIGEEQLNGALSSPRFDEQGMASTLYALASGQSCRYGHQVIRPSSLGLPKMLASILEYMLSDDPKKRQQGGDYFFNNLHVLKHMVFSKDTVLQYVPSIPTWVTPSQDDIETVVYSSRKSYLRQQSVLEDASLRYIDDAQFDRYYKNFLQGMGDTEKAFVSAISRLGRYPVVGGMAIRWEPNGVYVDSSLNLHDAALKTAFELAVNNVINLARAIHKPGVFKCCMFNAKNTLHIERETENDAFVPTSKCVIPFDLSRASVAQDESRTHSYFEDGDDPDELLKLPEPIITIIKELNTIHHTGCIIFEALSTHLKIHSYYTLLNHHEQDRFSELLAKLVEHVPSIKGLGISGFMKLPYKDTRFFEHRAYLPEKYYPRNPNAEQQEKEKHA